The Romeriopsis navalis LEGE 11480 sequence CACCATGATTCAAGCGCACCGCCATCATCCAGCAATTCATGCATCACTCAAACCCAAAATGTGCACCGACCGCACTATTCACGCACAGCGATAATCCTCAACAATTACCGGAATTATCACAACTCCAGAAAAACTATGTTAGGTTGAGTGCAGGGGTTTTACCCTATGCCTTAGGTCCCTGAATCTACGGATTCATCGTGCCTTTGAGATTGTCGTCTAGTTCACCAGGAGGTGTTGCCGATGCAAGATAGTAGTAGTAAACAATTGGGTCGTCAGTTTGGTGTTGTCCGGCTGTGTACCGGGGCTGTCCTCTAACGCCACTTCAGCACAGAATTTTCCCAGGAAAATTCGCAATGAGTCAATCAAAGATTGCCTGCTGACTGGCACGGGGTGTTCCTCCCGGCAGTTAAGGTATCCTCTGACGACCCACTATATCGCTCCCAGTAATGCGCTGCTCTTCAGCAAGTATCTGGGAGCGAATAGTTTTAAATAAAAAAATCTTCATTTTTTAGCGAATTATACGGAAGTCAAAACCGATATGACAGAAAATAATTTGGCACAGTATCGGATTACCGATGCTAATCTGTAGCTCTATCTTTGGGTAGACGCTGGGCTAGCCCAAAGTTGGTTAGTTTAGGTGACGCCACGACTAACATATATATGTAGGTCGTTATGGTTTAAGCCGGTTGGTGGAACTCTATGGATACCATTCTTTAAGCGAATGCTTTCAGCGAAACTTGAGGAATTTTACTCTATCTAGTTTTGTTAACCTGCTGCTAAACTATGGTGAGAGAACTGAAATGTTTTCCTGATTACCTTCGCTTTATGCGAGGAGAGTTAGGTGGGGCTTGCCCCAGACAACAATGTTTAGCCATTAACGAAGTTTTTCATGAATTCTTCTGAAATGGGTGTGAGGATCAAAATGGTAAAAGTACTTAATTCACTTCTGGCTGCTTCCGTAGCTAGCGCGGCTGTATTGGTCGCTGGTGCAGCTCAAGCAAATGAGCCCACCTCTGTCTCTTCCTTGGAGCAACTGTCCCAGTACAGCCAAGAAGGTCAGAACAATGCAACTGCTAGCGTCACTTCGGTTTCGCAGCTTTCTGATGTTCGTCCGACTGACTGGGCTTTCCAAGCACTGCAGTCCTTGGTTGAGCGTTACGGCTGTATCGCTGGTTATCCTGATAAGACATACCGTGGCAACCGCGCGATGACTCGTTATGAGTTCGCCGCTGGTTTGAACGCATGTATGGATCGCGTTAACGAGTTGATTGCAGCAGCAACCAACGACATGGCATCCAAGCAAGACTTGGCGACTTTGCAGAAGCTTCAGGAAGATTTTGCAGCTGAGCTTGCAACACTTCGTGGCCGTGTCGATGCGGTAGAAGCAAAAGTTGCAACTCTTGAGAAGCAGCAGTTCTCCACAACGACTAAGCTTTCTGGCGAAGTTGTCTTTGGGATTAGCGATGAGTTTGGGACTAACAACGATAACGAGACTGTCTTCCAAGACCGTGTGCGTTTGACTTTGAACACCAGCTTCACTGGCAAAGACTTGTTGATCACTCGTTTGGCAGCTGGTAACGGCAACAACTTTAACCTGAACGGTGAAGAGCCCCTCGGCACTCAAGCTAGCATCAACTTTGGTAACACAGGCGGTAACAACGTTGCCGTTGACTGGTTGGCTTACTACGCTGACCTCGGCGACAAAGTAACTGGTTATGTTGCAGCTTTCGGTGGTCTTCTGTATGACTTCGCGCCAACTGTCAGCGCGATGGATACTGGGGACGACGGCAATGGCACAATCTCGTTCTTCGGCCAGCGTAACCCGATCTACACCATGGGTGGTGGTTCCGGTGCTGGTTTGACTTACGAATTGGGCGGCGGCCTCAAGGTTAGTGGTGGTTACTTCGCGGCTAACGCGGCTAACCCAGCTAGCGGCAACGGCTTGTTCCAAGGCGACAACAGCATCTTGGGTCAGATCACTTACCAGCCCGAGAACAGCCCCTTCGCTTTGGCAGCAACATACGTTAGCGGCTACAACGAAACTGGTGCTCTGTTCGGCGCCGGTGGTGGCGGTGGTTTCACTGGTACTAGCTTCTCTAACAACCTGAATGCAGCATTCGCTGGCCCGACTAAGGTCAACGCTTACGGTGTGTCCGGTACGATGAACATCAGCAAGAACATTGCTGTAAGTGCATTCGGTCTGTACGCTAACGCTGATGAAATCGGTGACGGCCTCGGCAGCAACGATGTTTGGAGCTACGGCGGTAGCGTCGGCTTCAAGGACTTCGGCAAGAAGGGCAACTTGCTCGGCTTCGTTGTTGGTGCACAGCCTTACGCTCCTGGTGCTCGTCAGGGCGCTGGTGGTGTACAGATTGGCCGTGCTGGCACAGTTGCACCTCTCCACGTTGAGGGCTTCTACAAGTACCAGTTGAACGATAAGATCTCCATCACTCCTGGTGTTATCTGGGTTAAAGATCCAGGCCAAGCCGAGACTGATGACATCTTGATCGGTACTCTTCGTACAACTTTCTCCTTCTAGAATCTTGTTCTAGGTTGAGTTGTTAAGTTGAAATGCCCCCGGCTAAATTAGCCGGGGGCATTTTGCATCAAGCCACCCGACTAACGAGGGACTTGAACACCAAGAATTATTTAGCAAGATCGGCTAGAAGCAAAGCATATGGTCAACACAAAACGTCAACCTCAAACCACCTGAGTCTTCAGACATTGAAACTTTGTTGGGCTTCTTATAATTCATATCAGGCGCTTCAACAGCAAGCACAACTGGCTTAGTAAAAATGCTAACGGCACATCATCATGAATCGCGCCTGACATTGGATGAGGCTTTATGAGCCTGTCAATTCAGGCGATCTCGCATATCCCCGTTAATTAAAAATAAACCAACAAAAAGCACGCCCTAGAACATAGAACGTGCGGCTTAAAATATTGTTCTTAACTCAGGCTTCTCTTAAATCGAAGAACCAATGCCTGCATACGAACCGTAGAAAAATAGACCGAGCACCACTAAGACACCAGTACCAGCGACCGTTGCAACTAACCACAACGGGATTCTTCCGTTTTGAAACACGTTAATCTCCTCCTACGTCAAACACAGCAAATAAAACTATCAGACTCTAGTTTCTAGTTGAAGAAATAACTAGAGAACAAAATACCTAACACAAAAATCAACAGCAGACCCAAGTACAACGAAGTACGGTTGAGCTCAACGGACTGTTTATTTGGATTTGGTGATCGATCCATGGTGGGTTCCTATCGTTGAATAAATTGCATTGCAGCGATCGCGCCCAGGAAGAACACGGAAGGCACACCCAAGGTGTGAACCGCCAACCAGCGGACCGTAAAAATTGGATAAACGGTGGGTTCGTTTGGATTATTACTCGTCATAGGACCTTAAGAAGTGAATCAAACTAAACGGTAGCCAAGACTAACAATTCCTCGTACAGCTGCTACTTTTGCTGTAGGAACTGATCCATCTGATTCTTCGCACCTTGGCGATTATTCAGAATTGGAAGCTGCTCTTGGCGGGCAACCGGATAATACTCATTCGGGCGCGGCGTACCGAAGGCGTCATAGGCCAAACCCGTTTGGACAAATAACCACCCAGCCAAAAATAACATCGGAATTGTAACGCTATGGATTACCCAGTAGCGAATACTCGTAACAATATCGCCAAAAGGGCGCTCACCAGTAGTACCTGCCATTGCAGCTTCCTCCACAAACAACTAAGAAACAGAAGTCGAAAATCTGTTTAACAACAGCAACTCAAAAACAAACAGAGCCTCAATACGTATCATAGGGGAGATCTGATACGTCCACAAGATGAGAAAAATCTTTAACCAACGTAACGCAAAAATGTCCCGCGTTGGCCCAAGACGTATCCCCGCCCTTCATCCAAGAATTTAATCTTGTAGAAATTCGCGGGAATATCCTCTACATCCGCGTCATTCTGCCAGGATTGACCGCCATCAAAGCTCGCTAGCAAGGTGCCGCTACCACCCACAATCCAGGCTTCATCATTCGTGCGGAAGGCTGCATCCAAGAAACCCCAACTGTTGAGATTCTCCGGCTGCTGGGCCTTTGCCCAATCTTCTGGATCAGACGTATTTGACAGCTGGACAACGCCACCCCGCGCCAATAACCACAATCGCCCATCCGGCGCAAAGCCCATGGTTTGTAAACGACGTGAACTGCTGCGGTTATGGTTTTCCCAAGAATCTTGTCCGGGGCGCCAAATCGAATAGAAATTACCGCGCGATGAAACAGCCACATAGTTACCATCGGCCGATCGATGCAAACTCTTCAAGACACCAAAGGCATCGTTGACCATCGCTTTCCAATTGCGACCACTATCCTCGGTGCGATAAATCGCCCCCAACTCAGTCACCATCTCTGCAGTCTCATCACCTAACGCCACAACTTCCTGCGGGGCACCCGGTAAGCGCTCACTGAGGGGAATTTGCTCCCAAGACTCACCCGCATCAGCAGTGTGCAACAGAATTGCGGGCTGACCCGCAACCCAACCTTCATCGCCCTCAAAATCGATCGCGCTGAAT is a genomic window containing:
- a CDS encoding photosynthesis system II assembly factor Ycf48, translating into MIAISRTWKRLLAFLAVAIFAIGTPSAQALGMSKIDHNPWEVVTMPTDLSLLDVAFTSDPNHGWVVGVDSMLLETTDGGSTWQQRELLLGEQKYRFSAIDFEGDEGWVAGQPAILLHTADAGESWEQIPLSERLPGAPQEVVALGDETAEMVTELGAIYRTEDSGRNWKAMVNDAFGVLKSLHRSADGNYVAVSSRGNFYSIWRPGQDSWENHNRSSSRRLQTMGFAPDGRLWLLARGGVVQLSNTSDPEDWAKAQQPENLNSWGFLDAAFRTNDEAWIVGGSGTLLASFDGGQSWQNDADVEDIPANFYKIKFLDEGRGYVLGQRGTFLRYVG
- a CDS encoding iron uptake porin, translating into MNSSEMGVRIKMVKVLNSLLAASVASAAVLVAGAAQANEPTSVSSLEQLSQYSQEGQNNATASVTSVSQLSDVRPTDWAFQALQSLVERYGCIAGYPDKTYRGNRAMTRYEFAAGLNACMDRVNELIAAATNDMASKQDLATLQKLQEDFAAELATLRGRVDAVEAKVATLEKQQFSTTTKLSGEVVFGISDEFGTNNDNETVFQDRVRLTLNTSFTGKDLLITRLAAGNGNNFNLNGEEPLGTQASINFGNTGGNNVAVDWLAYYADLGDKVTGYVAAFGGLLYDFAPTVSAMDTGDDGNGTISFFGQRNPIYTMGGGSGAGLTYELGGGLKVSGGYFAANAANPASGNGLFQGDNSILGQITYQPENSPFALAATYVSGYNETGALFGAGGGGGFTGTSFSNNLNAAFAGPTKVNAYGVSGTMNISKNIAVSAFGLYANADEIGDGLGSNDVWSYGGSVGFKDFGKKGNLLGFVVGAQPYAPGARQGAGGVQIGRAGTVAPLHVEGFYKYQLNDKISITPGVIWVKDPGQAETDDILIGTLRTTFSF
- a CDS encoding photosystem II reaction center protein L, with the protein product MDRSPNPNKQSVELNRTSLYLGLLLIFVLGILFSSYFFN
- the psbF gene encoding cytochrome b559 subunit beta — its product is MTSNNPNEPTVYPIFTVRWLAVHTLGVPSVFFLGAIAAMQFIQR
- the psbE gene encoding cytochrome b559 subunit alpha; translated protein: MAGTTGERPFGDIVTSIRYWVIHSVTIPMLFLAGWLFVQTGLAYDAFGTPRPNEYYPVARQEQLPILNNRQGAKNQMDQFLQQK
- a CDS encoding photosystem II reaction center protein J — protein: MFQNGRIPLWLVATVAGTGVLVVLGLFFYGSYAGIGSSI